A region from the Desulfobotulus pelophilus genome encodes:
- a CDS encoding DUF2809 domain-containing protein: protein MVIRKGYLLTAFFVFLMETVIFFGFAHHGFIRGFVGDFLVVIFLYTLMRSVVDLGAKFLAAGVLCFAFVIEILQYFKFVYWLGLEQNRLALIVFGTHFDPCDLLAYTAGCLTVYLVDEAVRRKKGSL from the coding sequence ATGGTGATCAGGAAGGGTTATCTTCTCACGGCATTTTTTGTTTTTCTGATGGAAACAGTCATTTTTTTTGGCTTTGCCCACCACGGGTTTATCCGAGGCTTTGTGGGAGATTTTCTGGTTGTTATTTTTTTGTATACTCTGATGAGAAGTGTTGTTGATCTGGGAGCAAAGTTTCTGGCGGCGGGTGTTCTGTGCTTTGCATTTGTTATTGAAATTTTACAGTATTTTAAATTTGTATACTGGTTGGGCCTGGAGCAGAACAGGCTGGCCCTTATCGTTTTTGGGACACATTTTGACCCTTGCGATCTCCTTGCCTATACCGCAGGCTGCCTTACGGTTTACCTTGTGGATGAAGCTGTGAGGAGAAAGAAGGGTAGCCTCTGA
- a CDS encoding LytS/YhcK type 5TM receptor domain-containing protein gives MHTLEIIVTLAERFGLIVGGAFLLLTFAPVQRIGFSPVQTRQRTFFLIIFFGIFGIIGTYTGNLVFQSVANLRAMAVITGGLFGGPLVGLGAGLVAGGHRILMDFNGFSAWPCGMSTVLEGLAAGLIRYRMGSQAMDWKVAAPIALVGESLHMMLVLALSRPFAEAVELVKLIAAPMMMINTLGAVLFVEVINIFIRDRERRESLQAQQILDIANHTVSYLRSGLNLESARATAEIIHKRAGLAAVAVTDTRNVLAHVGAGSDHHLAGHALRTRATRKVLRTGRSLFITSAERIACDHPGCPLESVTIVPLEKSGIVVGSLKFYGNETCPLNRTMFELAKGLGNLFSTQLELEDIQVKEQMLARAEIRRLQTQINPHFLFNSLNTIALFCRTNGEKARELILDLALYMRKNLNSTQDFVPLSHELEQIDSYLSIEQARFGDRIRIKMDIDSRCHDVPIPPLLIQPLVENAIRHGISGLEEGGCVAIQAFCGDGHMHIRVIDDGVGMDAATRQDIGVRHRMEGQRQGIGVRNCANRLEQIYGPDYKPDIISEPGKGTSIHFRIPVPIS, from the coding sequence ATGCATACCCTTGAAATCATAGTTACCCTTGCGGAACGTTTTGGTCTGATTGTAGGCGGAGCCTTCCTTCTGCTGACCTTTGCTCCGGTTCAGCGCATCGGATTCAGCCCGGTACAGACCCGGCAGAGAACTTTTTTTCTCATCATTTTTTTCGGTATTTTCGGTATCATCGGTACCTATACGGGGAATCTTGTTTTTCAGTCCGTAGCCAACCTGCGGGCCATGGCTGTGATCACAGGAGGGCTGTTCGGCGGTCCTCTGGTGGGGCTCGGGGCAGGTCTTGTGGCGGGAGGGCACCGTATTCTGATGGATTTTAATGGTTTCAGTGCATGGCCCTGCGGTATGTCCACGGTGCTGGAGGGACTGGCAGCGGGATTGATCCGGTACAGGATGGGAAGCCAGGCCATGGACTGGAAGGTGGCGGCTCCCATTGCTCTGGTGGGCGAGAGCCTTCATATGATGCTGGTACTGGCACTTTCAAGGCCTTTTGCTGAGGCTGTGGAGCTGGTCAAGCTCATTGCCGCTCCCATGATGATGATCAATACGCTGGGGGCTGTTCTGTTTGTGGAAGTGATCAATATTTTTATAAGGGACAGGGAACGGCGGGAATCTCTGCAGGCCCAGCAGATTCTGGATATTGCCAACCATACGGTCAGTTATCTGCGCTCGGGCTTAAACCTGGAATCCGCCAGAGCAACAGCGGAAATCATCCATAAACGGGCGGGACTGGCTGCGGTGGCCGTGACCGATACCCGCAATGTTCTGGCCCATGTGGGAGCGGGAAGTGATCATCATCTGGCCGGTCATGCCCTGCGTACCCGTGCCACCAGAAAGGTACTGCGAACGGGCCGATCTCTTTTTATCACCTCTGCGGAACGTATTGCCTGCGATCATCCGGGTTGTCCTCTGGAATCAGTCACCATTGTGCCACTGGAAAAAAGCGGTATTGTGGTGGGCAGCCTTAAATTTTATGGTAATGAGACATGCCCGCTGAACCGAACCATGTTTGAGCTGGCCAAGGGGCTGGGTAACCTTTTTTCCACCCAGCTGGAGCTCGAAGATATTCAGGTGAAGGAACAGATGCTGGCAAGGGCGGAAATCCGTCGCCTGCAGACCCAGATTAACCCCCATTTTCTGTTCAACTCCCTGAATACCATTGCTCTTTTTTGCCGGACCAATGGAGAGAAAGCAAGGGAGCTCATTTTGGATCTTGCTTTGTACATGCGTAAAAACCTGAATTCCACTCAGGATTTTGTCCCCCTTTCCCATGAACTGGAACAGATTGACTCCTATCTTTCCATTGAACAGGCCCGCTTCGGTGATCGCATTCGCATTAAAATGGATATTGATTCCCGTTGCCATGATGTTCCCATCCCGCCTCTGCTGATTCAGCCTCTGGTGGAAAATGCCATCCGCCATGGTATTTCGGGGCTGGAAGAGGGTGGGTGTGTTGCCATTCAGGCTTTTTGTGGCGATGGTCACATGCACATCCGCGTGATTGATGATGGAGTAGGAATGGATGCGGCAACACGGCAGGATATCGGTGTGCGCCACCGTATGGAAGGCCAGCGGCAGGGCATAGGCGTCAGAAACTGTGCTAACCGGCTGGAGCAGATATACGGGCCGGACTACAAACCCGATATCATCAGTGAGCCCGGCAAGGGTACATCCATTCATTTCCGCATACCGGTACCCATCTCCTGA
- a CDS encoding MerR family transcriptional regulator, translated as MYHVSDITRRLGIARSTLLYYQRIGLVSPARDEQNGYRIYSESDLERLVTIRCLQRAGFSLTQCQRCIEGKMDTAMLREQLLVIEREILHLKTAERMLRALCQRTEGKAPPQTPETDPLRHWHAAFEKQSAQAHLKWLQALGFSEKTATQIRCVSRNMENHEVYMEDFCKVFETMKRQGPGSRQATLSAFRKIENSAAIRNILEIGCGKGETALTLAEVSEAHITAVDNHGPFLHALTTKFTEKNLSRRIQPLVASMLSLPFENRSFDLIWCEGAAYIMGFEKALATWKKFLIPNGHLFVSDAVWLTSSPSAPCKELWDVEYPDMRSLEERCRQAEKAGYLVVDAALLPRQDWQDFYDDMEKNLLDLEDSLGESPVFQDLKKEIAMNRQYGNEYGYACLLLQKKVPV; from the coding sequence ATGTATCATGTATCGGACATCACCCGCCGCCTTGGCATTGCCCGCTCCACCCTGCTCTATTACCAGAGAATCGGTCTGGTTTCACCGGCAAGGGATGAGCAAAACGGCTACCGCATCTATTCGGAAAGTGATCTGGAGCGCCTTGTCACCATCCGCTGCCTCCAGAGGGCGGGCTTTTCCCTGACCCAGTGCCAGCGCTGCATTGAAGGAAAGATGGATACCGCCATGCTCCGGGAACAGCTCCTTGTCATTGAAAGGGAAATTCTCCATCTGAAAACCGCTGAACGCATGCTGCGCGCCCTCTGCCAGAGGACAGAAGGAAAAGCACCACCCCAGACACCAGAAACCGACCCACTCAGGCACTGGCATGCGGCCTTTGAAAAACAGTCTGCCCAGGCCCACCTGAAGTGGCTTCAGGCCCTGGGTTTTTCCGAAAAAACCGCAACGCAGATCCGCTGCGTTTCACGAAACATGGAAAACCATGAGGTCTATATGGAAGACTTTTGTAAGGTGTTTGAAACCATGAAACGACAAGGTCCCGGCAGCAGGCAGGCCACCCTCAGCGCTTTCCGGAAAATCGAAAACAGTGCTGCCATCCGCAATATTCTTGAGATTGGCTGCGGAAAAGGAGAAACGGCCCTCACCCTTGCGGAAGTGAGCGAAGCTCATATCACAGCCGTGGACAACCATGGGCCTTTTCTCCATGCCCTTACAACAAAGTTTACGGAAAAAAATTTATCCCGCCGCATCCAGCCCCTTGTGGCCTCCATGCTGAGTCTGCCCTTTGAAAACAGAAGCTTTGATCTCATCTGGTGTGAGGGAGCCGCCTACATCATGGGCTTTGAAAAGGCGCTTGCCACATGGAAAAAATTTCTCATTCCGAATGGACACCTTTTTGTCAGTGATGCCGTGTGGCTTACCAGCAGCCCTTCTGCCCCCTGCAAAGAACTCTGGGATGTGGAATACCCCGACATGCGCAGCCTTGAGGAAAGATGCCGTCAGGCGGAAAAGGCCGGATACCTTGTTGTGGATGCAGCCCTCCTGCCCCGGCAGGACTGGCAGGATTTCTACGATGACATGGAAAAAAACCTCCTTGATCTGGAAGATTCCCTTGGAGAAAGCCCCGTATTTCAGGATTTGAAAAAAGAAATCGCCATGAACCGGCAGTACGGCAATGAATACGGCTATGCCTGTCTGCTGCTTCAAAAAAAAGTCCCTGTCTGA
- a CDS encoding ATP-binding protein produces the protein MTNQDNRSKAATGFREKAEAIAKERAVRMPEGSAAISSEEIQRVLHELRVHQIELEMQNEELRMAQAQIEAGMARYFDLYDLAPVGYCTVSEKGVILEANLTMATLLGVTRSLLVTQPISRFIVKDDQDIYYLHQKRIFETAEPQECDLRLVKPGSALIWVHLSGIVAQSVEGLPVCRLVLGDITGRKLAEEINEKLESQLIQVQKMESVGRLAGGVAHDFNNMLGIILGYTELALGRVLPNDPLHADLEEICKAAQRSADLTRQLLAFARKQIVAPKMLNLNVTVEGILKMLRRLIGEDICLSWNPGQGLWQIRMDPTQIDQILANLCVNARDAITGIGTVTVETHNIILDEEFCAEQAGFTPGEYVMLKVSDDGCGMDSKTLSLTFEPFFTTKEMGKGTGLGLATVYGIVKQNNGFINVDSEPGRGTAFYIYLPRYLGEPDPQREKAPAEVMVYGHETILLVEDEPGILKMTQTILERQGYTVLATSSPAEAVRLAREHCGRIDLLLTDVVMPEINGCDLARHLLAICPGIRCLFMSGYTANIIAHHGVLEERDHFIQKPFSIKALGGKLREILDA, from the coding sequence ATGACAAACCAGGATAACCGCTCTAAAGCTGCTACGGGGTTTCGAGAGAAAGCCGAAGCGATCGCTAAGGAACGGGCCGTCCGGATGCCGGAAGGCAGTGCTGCCATCTCGTCTGAGGAAATCCAGCGGGTGCTCCACGAACTTCGGGTGCACCAGATTGAGCTGGAGATGCAGAATGAGGAATTGCGTATGGCCCAGGCCCAGATTGAAGCCGGGATGGCCCGTTATTTCGATCTGTATGATCTGGCACCGGTGGGCTACTGTACTGTCAGTGAAAAGGGTGTCATCCTGGAGGCCAACCTGACGATGGCCACTTTGCTGGGCGTGACCCGCAGCCTGCTGGTCACGCAGCCGATATCAAGGTTTATCGTTAAAGACGATCAGGACATCTACTACCTGCATCAGAAACGGATTTTTGAGACAGCCGAACCCCAGGAATGTGATCTGAGGCTGGTCAAGCCGGGTAGTGCCCTTATCTGGGTTCATTTGTCGGGGATTGTCGCTCAGTCGGTGGAGGGCTTACCCGTCTGCCGGTTGGTGCTGGGCGACATCACGGGCCGAAAGCTGGCCGAGGAGATAAATGAAAAGCTCGAGTCTCAGCTGATTCAGGTCCAGAAGATGGAGTCGGTGGGACGACTGGCTGGTGGTGTTGCCCATGATTTCAACAATATGCTGGGCATCATTTTAGGGTACACGGAACTGGCTCTGGGACGGGTTTTACCAAACGATCCCCTGCATGCTGATCTGGAAGAAATTTGTAAGGCCGCCCAGCGTTCCGCCGATCTCACCCGCCAGCTGCTGGCCTTTGCCCGCAAACAGATTGTGGCCCCCAAAATGCTGAATCTGAATGTTACGGTAGAAGGCATCCTGAAAATGCTTCGGCGACTTATTGGTGAAGACATCTGTCTGTCCTGGAATCCCGGTCAGGGTCTCTGGCAGATAAGAATGGATCCCACGCAGATCGATCAGATACTGGCCAACCTTTGCGTCAACGCACGGGACGCCATCACGGGCATTGGTACGGTTACCGTAGAGACGCACAACATCATCCTTGATGAGGAATTCTGCGCCGAGCAGGCTGGTTTCACACCGGGCGAGTACGTGATGCTCAAGGTAAGTGATGACGGCTGCGGTATGGATTCCAAGACTCTCTCTCTCACCTTTGAGCCCTTTTTTACCACCAAGGAAATGGGCAAGGGAACCGGTCTGGGACTGGCTACCGTGTATGGCATTGTCAAGCAGAACAATGGTTTTATCAATGTTGACAGCGAACCGGGCCGGGGAACGGCCTTTTATATTTACCTGCCGCGGTACCTGGGTGAGCCCGACCCTCAACGGGAAAAGGCCCCGGCTGAGGTAATGGTATACGGGCACGAAACCATATTGCTGGTGGAAGACGAACCGGGAATTTTGAAAATGACCCAGACCATTCTCGAAAGGCAGGGTTACACTGTGCTGGCAACGAGTTCCCCGGCTGAGGCTGTCCGTCTGGCCCGGGAACACTGTGGCCGGATCGACCTTCTATTGACAGATGTCGTCATGCCCGAAATTAACGGATGCGACCTGGCCAGGCATCTTCTGGCCATTTGTCCGGGCATCAGATGTCTGTTCATGTCTGGGTATACGGCCAATATCATCGCACACCACGGAGTGCTGGAAGAAAGAGACCATTTCATTCAGAAACCGTTCTCTATTAAGGCTTTGGGGGGAAAGTTACGCGAAATTCTTGATGCCTGA
- a CDS encoding LytR/AlgR family response regulator transcription factor → MPLPPPPYESATVIRTLLVDDEPPALDELAYLLSAIENVEIVGTASSGGKAVAMIREMEPDLVFLDIQMPGKSGFEVLADIVQMACPPFVVFSTAYDQYAIRAFEENAVDYLLKPVSLDRLRKTVERICRLLGGSRGEQAKNREDAFHLRTLLAVAGIGPEIARFSVECDGRNVLLNPRDVLFFQSTDKRVHAHTEGGDFACPSDLSLEKIEERLQSFFFFRANRSQLVNLAFVRSYAPWFNGKYVATLSDSKGTDITISKARVRAFRAAIEL, encoded by the coding sequence ATGCCTTTACCCCCCCCTCCATATGAATCTGCAACCGTTATCCGAACCCTTCTAGTGGATGATGAGCCACCCGCACTGGATGAGCTTGCCTATCTTCTGTCCGCAATCGAGAATGTGGAAATTGTGGGAACCGCCTCCAGCGGTGGAAAAGCGGTGGCTATGATCCGGGAGATGGAGCCCGATCTGGTTTTTCTGGATATTCAGATGCCGGGTAAGAGTGGTTTTGAAGTGCTGGCGGATATTGTGCAGATGGCCTGTCCGCCGTTTGTGGTTTTTTCAACGGCCTATGACCAGTATGCCATCCGGGCATTTGAAGAAAACGCTGTGGATTATCTGCTCAAGCCCGTTTCTCTGGATCGTTTGCGTAAAACAGTGGAGCGTATTTGCCGCCTTCTTGGGGGTAGCAGGGGAGAGCAGGCAAAAAACAGGGAAGACGCCTTTCATCTCCGGACTTTGCTGGCTGTGGCGGGCATTGGTCCGGAGATTGCGCGGTTCAGCGTGGAGTGTGATGGCCGGAATGTGCTGCTCAACCCACGGGATGTGCTGTTTTTTCAGAGTACGGACAAACGTGTCCATGCCCATACGGAAGGGGGGGATTTTGCCTGCCCGTCCGATCTTTCTCTTGAAAAAATTGAAGAACGGCTGCAGAGCTTTTTTTTCTTTCGTGCCAATCGTTCCCAGCTTGTTAATCTGGCCTTTGTCCGCTCCTACGCTCCCTGGTTCAATGGTAAATATGTGGCAACCCTGAGTGACAGCAAAGGAACGGATATTACCATCAGCAAGGCACGGGTCAGAGCTTTCCGTGCCGCTATTGAACTCTAG
- a CDS encoding carbon starvation CstA family protein, translated as MLFFFACVGLLIAGYVIYGAFIDRIFEPDPHRTTPAIAMQDGIDYMPMPRWKLIFIQVLDIAGIGPIFGPILGALYGPIALLWVVIGCIFAGAVHDYMSGMLSVRNRGASIPEVVGEYLGMSARQVLRVFSFVLLMLVGVVFVLSPATLLNDLTGINTSVLVACIFGYYFLATILPIDKIIGRIYPFLGALLLVMTVSLVVALMFSSHQVLPNLDFTFNTSPTNQPIWPLLFITLSCGAISGFHSTQSPLMARCMTNERQGRSVFYGAMVIEGIIALIWVTLGLSFYESAEAMQAVVSSGTPAAVVSEISRSLLGPIGGTMAILAVIVLPITSGDTAFRSTRLIVAEVFNIRQGAVSKRLMIALPLFVLGFIISTQDFSTIWRYFGFANQSLATMVLWAGAAYLAQRSKLHWVASIPATFMTAVCCTFIMYAKIGFSLDYTLAVIMGCILAVLALVAFLFKYGRGEKAVTETP; from the coding sequence ATGCTGTTCTTTTTTGCCTGCGTAGGCCTGCTCATAGCAGGGTATGTCATTTACGGAGCCTTTATTGACAGAATTTTTGAGCCAGATCCCCATCGTACCACACCGGCCATTGCCATGCAGGACGGTATTGACTACATGCCCATGCCCCGCTGGAAGCTCATTTTCATACAGGTGCTGGATATTGCCGGTATCGGTCCCATTTTCGGGCCCATTCTCGGGGCACTGTACGGCCCCATTGCCTTGCTATGGGTAGTCATCGGCTGTATTTTTGCAGGAGCCGTGCATGATTATATGTCCGGTATGCTTTCCGTACGCAACAGGGGCGCCAGTATCCCTGAGGTGGTGGGCGAATATCTGGGGATGTCCGCACGCCAGGTACTGCGGGTTTTCTCCTTTGTACTGCTCATGCTGGTGGGGGTTGTGTTTGTTCTCAGTCCGGCTACGCTCTTGAACGATCTGACCGGTATCAACACCAGCGTTCTTGTGGCCTGCATTTTCGGGTATTATTTTCTGGCAACCATTTTACCCATTGATAAAATTATTGGCAGGATTTACCCTTTTCTCGGCGCACTGCTTCTGGTCATGACCGTTTCACTGGTTGTGGCACTCATGTTTTCCAGCCATCAGGTTCTCCCTAATCTGGATTTTACGTTTAATACCAGCCCCACGAACCAGCCCATCTGGCCGCTTCTGTTCATTACCTTGTCCTGCGGGGCTATTTCCGGTTTTCATTCCACCCAATCTCCCCTTATGGCACGTTGCATGACCAATGAGCGTCAGGGACGATCCGTTTTTTACGGAGCCATGGTCATTGAAGGGATTATCGCCCTGATATGGGTGACGCTCGGCCTTTCTTTCTATGAATCGGCGGAAGCCATGCAGGCAGTGGTTTCCTCTGGCACACCGGCGGCTGTGGTATCTGAAATTTCCCGCAGTCTGCTCGGTCCCATAGGCGGAACCATGGCCATTCTGGCCGTCATTGTACTTCCCATAACCAGTGGAGATACGGCATTTCGTTCCACCCGTCTCATAGTGGCGGAAGTTTTTAATATCAGGCAGGGGGCTGTTTCCAAACGGCTGATGATTGCCCTGCCTCTTTTTGTTCTCGGTTTCATCATCTCCACCCAGGATTTCTCCACCATATGGCGCTATTTCGGTTTTGCCAACCAGAGCCTTGCCACCATGGTTCTGTGGGCGGGTGCGGCTTATCTGGCACAGCGTTCCAAACTGCACTGGGTAGCCAGTATTCCGGCTACTTTCATGACGGCCGTGTGCTGCACTTTCATCATGTATGCAAAGATTGGTTTCAGTCTGGATTACACTCTGGCCGTGATCATGGGGTGCATTCTGGCGGTTCTGGCCCTGGTGGCCTTCCTTTTTAAATACGGCCGTGGTGAGAAAGCCGTAACGGAAACTCCGTAA
- a CDS encoding chemotaxis protein CheB, with amino-acid sequence MKTGMLPEGSEDTADAHIKTGRAAGGFPVVGIGASAGGLAAFEAFFSGMPANTEPGMAFVLVQHLSPDHKSILADLIRRYTRMQVFQVEDGMAVMPNCAYIIPPNRDMAFLNGTLQLLEPGFPRGQRMPIDFFFRSLAQDLRERAIGVILSGTGSDGTLGIRAIKGEGGMVMVQNLTDTEYDGMPRSAMATGLVDYELPPAEMAAQLIAYTTHAFSKQPRPLIPPPKTESSIRKIFVLLRVQTRHDFSHYKPSTIQRRIERRMAVHQIETMDAYVKFIQQTPEEVDALFRDMLIGVTSFFRDPQAFSAIEEEVIPGLFARKSDDSLIRVWVPGCSTGEEAYSLAMLLAEYQRTLGKGFKVQIFATDIDSHAIAAARIGIYPASVAADLTPERLAHFFSPEPGNSAYRIHKNIRDMLVFSEQNVIRDPPFSKLDLISCRNLLIYLDGDLQKKLIPLFHYAMKPGGILFLGTSESVGEFGDLFATLERKQKIYQRKEDIVGVQRVGLGRFLPSLTGSDTVPLRIGEKRVPPRKLPLRELTEQALLQQLVQVGALVNGQGDILYLHGRTGMYLEPAPGESGSNNILKMAREGLRRNLTTVLHKAVQTGETVHCQGLQVKTNGDFTTVNLIVRPVTVTSSALPEPPLYLVILEQVQKPAIHEQTAKSLADEPVGEDADSRITVMKQELRAKEEYLETANEELETSNEELKSSIEELQSVNEELQSTNEELETSKEELQSVNEELATVNAELQIKVADLSRANNDMNNLLAGTGIATVFVDHQLCVLRFTPTATKIINLIQSDMGRPVSHIVSNLPGYENLIADIHGVLDTLIPKELDVRSSEGRWYTMRILPYRTTDNVIEGAVLTFVDITEARRLHEALRLNEDRLRVAFSAVPLSVFNQDVDLRYTWINAPNLGFTEEQIIGKTDADLLPEEDAAVLTAIKQQVLESGKGLRQNVRITLADKTFEYNLTVEPLHDAAGAVDGITCAFLDVTGQQGGERSNFNSNRILQSDNDGENL; translated from the coding sequence ATGAAAACCGGCATGCTGCCGGAGGGTTCCGAAGACACTGCTGATGCGCATATAAAAACGGGCCGGGCCGCTGGTGGTTTTCCCGTTGTGGGCATAGGGGCTTCGGCCGGGGGGCTGGCGGCTTTTGAGGCTTTTTTTTCCGGCATGCCTGCGAACACCGAACCGGGAATGGCCTTTGTTCTGGTGCAGCACCTGTCTCCGGATCACAAGAGTATCCTGGCTGACCTGATAAGGCGCTACACGCGTATGCAGGTTTTTCAAGTTGAGGACGGTATGGCAGTGATGCCTAACTGCGCCTATATTATTCCCCCCAACCGTGACATGGCTTTTTTGAATGGTACGCTCCAACTCCTTGAGCCAGGTTTTCCGCGCGGACAGCGCATGCCCATTGATTTTTTTTTTCGGTCGCTGGCACAGGATCTGCGCGAACGGGCCATTGGCGTGATACTGTCGGGTACCGGTAGTGACGGTACGCTGGGCATAAGGGCCATCAAGGGCGAGGGGGGGATGGTCATGGTCCAGAACCTTACGGATACCGAATACGACGGAATGCCGCGCAGTGCGATGGCCACGGGCCTTGTGGACTATGAGCTGCCGCCGGCGGAGATGGCGGCCCAGCTCATCGCCTACACCACCCATGCTTTCAGCAAACAGCCCCGACCACTTATCCCGCCCCCTAAAACCGAGAGTTCGATCAGGAAGATTTTTGTCTTGCTGCGAGTCCAAACCCGGCACGATTTTTCCCATTACAAGCCTTCTACCATCCAGCGGCGTATCGAACGTCGCATGGCTGTGCATCAGATTGAAACCATGGATGCTTATGTCAAGTTCATTCAGCAGACGCCAGAGGAAGTGGATGCCCTGTTTCGCGACATGCTGATAGGGGTGACCAGTTTTTTCCGTGATCCTCAGGCATTCAGTGCTATTGAAGAGGAGGTTATTCCCGGGCTTTTTGCCCGGAAGTCCGATGATTCCCTAATCCGGGTCTGGGTGCCGGGTTGCTCCACCGGAGAGGAGGCCTATTCCCTTGCCATGCTGCTGGCCGAGTATCAGAGGACATTGGGAAAGGGTTTTAAGGTGCAGATTTTTGCCACCGACATCGACAGTCATGCCATTGCTGCGGCCCGGATTGGCATTTATCCGGCTTCTGTTGCCGCCGACCTCACGCCGGAGCGGCTGGCGCATTTCTTTTCACCGGAACCGGGTAATAGCGCGTACCGTATTCACAAAAATATCCGTGATATGCTGGTATTTTCGGAGCAAAATGTAATCAGGGATCCACCCTTTTCCAAGCTGGACCTGATCAGTTGTCGTAACCTGCTGATCTATCTGGATGGGGATCTGCAGAAAAAGCTCATCCCGTTATTTCACTATGCCATGAAGCCGGGTGGGATTCTGTTTTTGGGGACATCGGAAAGTGTGGGAGAATTTGGTGATCTTTTTGCCACTCTGGAGCGCAAGCAGAAGATTTATCAGCGGAAAGAAGACATCGTTGGAGTGCAGCGCGTTGGTCTGGGCCGGTTTCTGCCTTCCTTGACGGGGTCTGATACAGTGCCTTTGCGTATTGGTGAGAAGAGGGTTCCTCCCCGGAAACTGCCGTTACGTGAGCTCACCGAACAGGCCTTGCTGCAACAGCTTGTTCAGGTCGGGGCGCTGGTCAACGGCCAGGGAGATATCCTTTATCTTCACGGCCGTACGGGTATGTATCTGGAGCCAGCCCCCGGGGAGAGCGGATCCAACAATATTTTGAAAATGGCAAGGGAAGGATTGCGGCGCAATCTCACCACGGTATTGCATAAAGCGGTACAAACCGGTGAAACCGTGCATTGCCAGGGATTGCAGGTGAAGACCAATGGTGACTTCACCACCGTCAATCTGATTGTCCGTCCGGTGACCGTGACCTCGTCCGCATTACCCGAACCGCCGTTGTATCTTGTGATTTTGGAGCAGGTACAGAAGCCTGCCATTCATGAGCAGACTGCTAAGTCGTTAGCAGATGAGCCGGTCGGTGAAGATGCCGATTCCCGTATCACGGTGATGAAGCAGGAGTTGAGGGCTAAGGAGGAGTATCTTGAGACCGCGAACGAAGAGCTGGAGACCTCCAACGAGGAGCTCAAATCATCTATTGAGGAGCTTCAGTCGGTGAATGAGGAGCTGCAATCCACCAATGAGGAACTGGAAACTTCCAAGGAGGAGCTGCAATCTGTTAACGAGGAGCTGGCTACGGTTAATGCAGAGCTGCAAATCAAGGTGGCCGATCTCTCACGGGCAAACAACGATATGAACAATCTGCTGGCCGGAACGGGTATTGCCACCGTCTTTGTGGATCACCAGTTGTGTGTTCTGCGCTTTACTCCCACTGCCACGAAAATCATTAATCTGATTCAGAGCGATATGGGGCGGCCCGTAAGCCACATCGTTTCGAATCTGCCCGGCTATGAAAATCTGATAGCGGATATTCATGGGGTCCTCGATACCCTGATCCCTAAGGAACTTGACGTACGGAGTTCCGAGGGCCGGTGGTACACCATGCGCATTCTGCCTTACCGTACCACGGATAATGTTATCGAGGGTGCTGTACTTACCTTTGTGGACATCACGGAGGCGCGAAGGCTTCACGAAGCACTGCGGTTGAATGAAGATCGGCTGCGGGTTGCCTTCAGCGCGGTTCCCCTTTCTGTCTTTAATCAGGATGTGGATCTTCGCTATACCTGGATTAATGCCCCCAACCTTGGATTCACGGAAGAACAGATCATCGGCAAGACCGATGCGGACCTTTTGCCGGAAGAGGATGCTGCCGTGCTGACGGCCATCAAGCAGCAGGTACTGGAAAGCGGAAAAGGTTTGCGGCAGAATGTCCGGATAACTCTTGCAGATAAAACCTTTGAATATAATCTGACCGTTGAACCCTTACACGATGCTGCCGGTGCCGTGGACGGAATCACCTGCGCTTTCCTGGATGTTACCGGGCAACAAGGCGGAGAGAGATCCAATTTTAATTCAAACCGGATTTTGCAATCAGACAATGATGGAGAGAACCTATGA